One region of Acomys russatus chromosome 8, mAcoRus1.1, whole genome shotgun sequence genomic DNA includes:
- the Cfap298 gene encoding cilia- and flagella-associated protein 298, with product MVVLHVKRGDESQFLLQAPGSTELEELTVQVTRVYNGRLKVQRLCSEMEELAEHGVFLPPNMQGLTDEQIEELKLRDEWGEKCVPSGGSAFKKDDIGRRNGHAPNEKMKQVLKKTIEEAKAIVSKKQVEAGVFVTMEMVKDALDQLRGAVMIVYPMGLPPYDPIRMEFENKEDLSGTQAALEVIQESQAQLWWAAKELRRAKKLSDYVGRNEKTKIIVKIQQKGQGAPAREPIISSEEQKQLMLFYHRRQEELKKLEENDDDSCLNSPWADNTALKRHFHGVKDIKWRPR from the exons ATGGTGGTGCTGCACGTGAAGAGAGGCGACGAGAGCCAATTCTTGCTGCAGGCGCCGGGGAGCACCGAGCTGGAGGAGCTCACAGTGCAGGTGACCCGCGTCTACAACGGGCGGCTGAAGGTGCAGCGGCTCTGCTCAG AGATGGAAGAGCTAGCAGAACATGGGGTGTTTCTCCCTCCCAATATGCAAGGGCTCACTGACGAGCAGATTGAAGAGCTGAAATTAAGGGACGAGTGGGGAGAGAAGTGTGTGCCCAGTGGGGGCTCCGCTTTTAAGAAGGACGACATTGGACGGAGGAACGGGCACG ctccaaatgagaaaatgaagcaGGTTTTAAAGAAGACGATAGAAGAAGCCAAAGCTATAGTGTCCAAG AAACAAGTGGAAGCTGGAGTCTTTGTTACCATGGAGATGGTGAAAGATGCCTTGGACCAGCTTCGAGGTGCAGTAATGATTGTTTATCCCATGGGGCTGCCACCGTATGACCCCATCCGGATggaatttgaaaataaagaagatcTGTCAGGAACTCAG GCAGCACTCGAAGTCATCCAAGAGTCGCAGGCGCAGCTGTGGTGGGCCGCCAAGGAGCTGAGAAGAGCGAAGAAGCTCTCTGACTATGTGGGGAGAAATGAGAAAACCAAAATCATTGTCAAGATCCAGCAG AAGGGCCAGGGCGCCCCTGCCCGGGAGCCAATCATCAGCAGTGAGGAGCAGAAGCAGTTGATGCTGTTTTACCACAGAAGACAGGAGGAGCTCAAG AAATTGGAAGAAAATGACGATGACTCCTGTTTAAACTCACCATGGGCTGACAACACTGCCTTGAAAAGACATTTTCATGGGGTAAAAGATATAAAGTGGCGACCCCGATGA